The Punica granatum isolate Tunisia-2019 chromosome 4, ASM765513v2, whole genome shotgun sequence sequence aattcaatttttaatactaaattctctcgactattcattacttttttctacaattcaacaacacaatcattacttaatcattactttctctcaactattcattactttttcacactttttcatatttttctcataatttaataacacaattattacaaattaattaaaaccaaaactcaactcaactcatcTCAAATACcaagagtgtgtttggattcgcaacaattttcaactcaactcaactcaactccacttatcttcaattcaacatcacaatcattactttttttattttttaaatatttttaaccattcaattcaatttttaatattaaattctcttaactattcattactttttcacaattcaacaacacaatcattacttaatcattattttctctcaattatttattacttttttacacttttttctcataattcaacaatacaatcattacaaaccaattaaaatcaaaactcaactcaactcaactctcaatccaaacacaccccAAACGCAACCTCATTCATTCATGGATTATGGTCCAGATTGAGATTGTTGACAAACTCTGATCTATGCAAGCGTTATCCATAACTACAATTGCAAAATGAATTTCACTTGTCTCCTTCCTGGAGATGATTCCTTGTATCAGATACAATTTTTAGTAAATAAGTAGAGTCGAATATATAACTACAATTGCAAAATGAATTTCACTTGTCTCCTTCCTGGAGATGATTCCTTGTATCAAATACAATTTTGATTAAATAAGTAGAGTCGAAATCCTTCAACAGTTGTCGATATTTAAGGATATCATCTCCAGTCTACAAAAATTTAGCTCCCGAACACAGATGAGACCAAAAAGCGCAAGCAAGTCGAAGAGGACAAGTACCTTGCAGAAAACTCATTAGGCAGCTACTTCGAGTGAACTCCTCGACTCCAACCACGATTTGGCAGCAACCTTTGTGGTCAAGAACCACCCAACTTTATCAGGTGCCTCGTGGAATGGAGCATTCAGCTCCTTTAGATGCTCCTCGAAGGTACTGGCCAAGCCTCTATCAGAATACTTATGTTTTCCATGTCCTGTATTGATCCCAAGCAGTGGAGGAAGCTCCTCCGCTGAGCTCACGGCCCTCAATAGATCATTTATCCACACATGTAGAGCGGTAAGAGCTGCGCCGAGTGAGAGGCTCTTCAAGTGTAGGGACCACTGAGTAGGGCTCCGGGACTGTATGTCCCTATAAATCTCGAGCGTGAGGCCTAGGTCCAATAGCTCACAAGCTCTCTCCAATAAATTTGCATTGACACAGAGATCGATTAGGCAATTACAGTAAGCCTTCCTCACTTCAGCACTGACGGAGTTGAAGAGCCCTGATGCCTCCTCCTTAAAATCTGCATCCACGTTATCATCTTCAATCAAAATCTTAACGACACACCCGAGTTTCGGATTAGCCCTCTCAATGCAATTTACAAGTTTCCCAAGCTCTTCATTCGGTGTCTGAGTCATCACATTAAGAAGGCACCCACAGAACCTGTCATCAGGAACTATTCCCAACTCCAAGAGTCTATTAAATGAATTTACCACATCATCGGTCCGCTGGGCCTTCCCGTAGCATTGAATCATTGAAGTCAACACGAATATATTAGGCTCAAAACCTGCCTCAATCATCTCATTTAACATGGCCTCAGCCTCAGAGACTTGTCCGCTGCATGAATATACCGTAATCAAGGATGAAAAGGTCCAACTGTCGGGCTTGCATGTAATTAATGAAGAACTCTTCATCTCCTTAAATATCTCGACTGCCTCGTCCACAAACCCGACATCAGCACACATTGACAGTAGTGTATTGTAAAGTATCGTGTTCAACTCCATGCCCTTCTCCTTCATCTCCTGATAAATTGCGAGAGCATCCTCGCTGTAACGAGCCTTCCCATAGGCCCTCAAAAGAGCTGCATAAGTGGCCCAATTCGGGGAAAACCCGTTATCAATCATCtccttatatatattctttgcCTGCCACGGCCTCTTTGCCCGGCCCATAGCATCCAGCAAGGTGTTATAGATGACCAGATTCGGTTTTGCCCCAAGAGCCTTCATCTCCTCGTACACATTCAAGCACCCGTCGAAATTCTTTGCCTGCCCGTAGATTTTAATCAGAGTTGAGAAGGTGACGACATTGATTCGCCATTTCTCAGTCCTCGCCTGGTCGTATAGTTTCAAGGCCATGAGGACATTCCCGGCCCGACCGTAAGCGTCAATCATAGCGGAGTAGGTCACATCATCCGGGTCACACCCGAACTCGGGCATCTTCTCGAACCACTCCACCGCCTTACCAGGCAAAGAACACATCCTGGCACAGCTAATTATAGTCGAGAAAGACACATTATCGGGCTTAACCCCTCTCTCGAGCATTTCATCGAACAGCTTCTCGGCGCGGTCCAAGTCCCTGCACTTCCTAAACACCTTCATTGTCACATTGTAGAGAATGACCTCCTTCCGGGGCTTCAACTTCCCCTGAAAGTACTCGAGCGCGAGACAAGCGTTCAGGGCGTTCGACATGTTGTTGAGGATAACCACAGCGTCCTGTTCCAACACAAGATCGCCCAACCCATCCCCCAGGACTCCATGAACTTCGCCCTCCGTCGAATTGTTAATAGACTCCGCGATTTTCACGAGAGAGGCGTACCTCGCGTCGTAGGACTTCTGCCTGAGCTTCGAAGCTCTGGGGCTGTTGGGGTTGACCCATATGTAGCTTTTGGGGGAAGAACTGCTCTCGCTGCCTGGGGATTGAGAGTCGCCGGTATCTGAGGGGGTCTGGGTTTCTTCTTGCAGGATGGGTTCCTGCACAGAGACTTGGGCCCTGTAGGGGGAGAGTTTGGAGTggagtgagagagaggagtagGGTTTATGATGGGGCAAATTGAGGGTTTGGAGCTTCTGTTTcagggaagaagaggaagcggtggaagaggaggagagggagCTGCAGAGGGGAGAAGTGGCCGGAGAGCAAAGCAGATGAAGCGCCATAGCCTTCCCTCTCGGCTTTCTCGCTTAATGCCTGCCTACACTTCTCCGTTGCAGAGAAGAGGCCTTATCGATTGAGTGGGGTGTTTCGGATAATCCCGGGTTACAAGCTTCTCAGCAAAAAGCTTTATCCCAAAATCAAATGCTATGGTCATTGGACTCGAGGTTAAAACTAAAGTACGACACAAATTAAACTAGGATGTACAAAAACTAAAACGACCCAAATGaattggaaatatatatatatatatacaggtGAGACTGATACAAAAAGGTGACATGTGCAAATTTTAACGAAAtgttgagaaaaataaaataaaaaattaattgttgtGAACTCTATGTGATAAACTCTGAATAAAAACTTGCACACCAAGATATATGTATTAGTCTCATCTATTAATGATAGGTCATTTATTATTGCAGGAGCCAATTTTTTACTAGTatactagtttttttttttccgtacACTACATGGGTTCATATTCGTATATATGGATATCATGTTTTATTATAACtatttacaaattaaaatgccagctatttttattaaaaataataaaaattttcaaatgataATCTTCAATAGACTTTTTAAATTAGTGTAAGGTAActattacaataataatttcgtgtaattttctcaattaataTGCTTCATATCTTTAAATTTAttgttgatatatatttatcccATACATAAAGTTTAGTAATTagaatgaaaatttgttttgtcCTTTTCTTCGAAAAACGGTGGATATGACATCTCATATgtgttatttttatattatttatgagTTTAAGTTCATAGTGCTATgtcatgatttttcttttaagaatATAATGTTATTAGGAAGTTCTATATGtgacaattaatttttttattgattatattatttgcattATATATGTTCGTTTTAACACATTTATACAtcttttcttataaaaattattttgacatTTGGAAAATCAATTTGCCTAttcacaaataaaatattttgaataattaattcCAGGTTTCACATTGTAATCTATTAATAAATTAGATCAATTTTAAATGGTCCAATGAATAATTAAATCAGCTCTTtcgatatttttattaaattattttaataatttgtttCATTAATGATAGAGCAGTTATTACCTAGGAgttaatttacttatatatatggatttttAGTAGTGAAAACTAGgtgcttaattttttaaatgtttAATTAACTATTAGAAAATTGTTCGTGCATAGCACTGTATTCCCAAGAAATATATCAATATTAGTTTATTGGATCCGTGCGTTACACGAATTCTATACAAAAAAttctattataaaaattaaaatatgaaaaacaaTGATTGGTAtaaatttatagtttatagTAACCTGTaagagtttattttttatatttataaatttttaatgctGTAATTTTTAAACTTATGAAGGAggaacatatataaatatgtattaaAAGTTCTTAAGTGAGGaattcatgtaatatatatgcCATAGCAATAATCAGTTAAATttctaagaaaattaattcaaaatttgagTACTTTTAGATTAGATCtttagttttatttaattaaaaataatactcTTAAAACCTAACAAAACTTTTAAACTTCATtaagtattataaatttgaaatcttttagataaaatgaatCGGTCacatgaataattttttttttgaattgagCTTTCAGAAGATTAGATATAATTCTTTAAATTTaagttattaattttattctttattttcttaaaattataaatatatatttttattaatgaaatgacaataaatgatcaaaattttgaaatactctttgatatttgtttgaatattttctttatatttatatattattatttatgaaaaaattaagtattatcatttaatttctgtataatatattaatatatgaattagtatgaaattactattttacccctattataataataataataataattgaagtGGCTTACTATATCGAGCTGTGCCAAGGACCTAATCAATAAGATACTTACCGTTTACATTAAGCCACGGTTTTCTCTATCTCGGGTTTTAGGTAATTTAAAATTCTAGTAAACCAACTTTCCTTCAAACTCTATCTGAAATGGTCATTTCTTACGATGACTTGGTCATTAATAACCATAAATAGTAAATCATTATTTGTATAGATCAATCTTGATTTATACAACTAAATCACATGTTATAACCATAGATAGCATGTCATTAACTGTATAAATCAAATATACAATTATTGACATGCTATCTATGGCTATTAGCATGTCATTAACTGTATCAATTCATACATAGCATGTAATTAATTGTATCTTTGCTATTAGCATGTCACTAATTGATGAAGAGAATCCATGGCTCAAAGAAGGTAGAGCAGTACCAGATGACTCGCTCAACGATATTGTCATCTTGAGGATAAAGGAAAACCGGTTGCAATCTAAACATATTACATATACTTGAGGTGGGAACTAACTACCATTTTCTTCTTCGTTACTAAAATAGTAGTTCGCTGTTCTATTAGAAACATAGATTTATGCATGGTTCgttaaaagagagagagtagcAAAAAGAGTACCGATCTAACAAGTGGATGCAAATCTGAGAGCTCGTACCGgcaagaaaataaaactatttgaaattataatataatgtaaGAGTTTAATAACCGCAATTACATAATATAGCTACTCACACTTGGTGTTTTGTAACGAGTGACAGATTTTAGCTTGGACCTAGGATTGGATGTAGCATCTGTGGTCAAAGCAACTAGTGCTTTTGAGTTTTCTTGATAAGGCATGTTATTCTCATTCATGATACTTCACAAATTATCCACAGATGGACTGAAATTCAGCTTTATGGTCGGGATTTCGTCATCGTCGTCATTGTCGAGGCATAAATATTCAACATCTCTCAACAATAAGTTATAAGTCTCTGGTTCCAGGGTTGCTGGCTCCTCAATAATAGGCTCACACATACTAGTTTGATTGTTTGACTCCAACAGTGGGACAAAATCAGCAACGAGCGATGAGCTCAGGTCTGAACTAGTTTCATGAGCTAAAATATGTACCACCGAAGTCACTATGCTTTCATCTTGTGCTGCTGGTAGCGGAAATGCACTGCTATAATATAATCCTTGGTATTGGTGACAAATATAAGACATATAATGAAACTgactgaaaaaattaattaagaggCCAAACCAGAATGCAATAAGAAAATTTGCCCCTTATGACTAAATCTTTGTTTTTGCTAGTTATATATGCCAACATTGTTTACTAATGaccaaattataataaaacaaaagaaaagaaaatatattaaaactcAATTTGCAGCATTTCACTATGATAAAGAAGCAAAAATCCTTTCTATTAGACCTTGCAAGTGCTGTAGAATGTTTGGAGTTCCCCCTCAGAGAACATGCATTGCAATTTGGACTTCTCTTCATGCAAAATACCTGCTCAAAATTACAATGAGCAGCACAAGTAAACTCAATCAAGACAATATGCAGTTAAACAAGATTGTGACGTATATTTCTAAATCTGATCAAATGATAATGAAACTCATATCTGACCCATAATCATAAACAAAACCACTTGTGGAATCAATAGGTAGTTTTAGCAAACTACTATTTCATACTACTCGTAAGGGAAAGTTCATAGTCTTACAATGTTCGCTATTTAAGTGTACAGAGCCCTGGCCAGATATACTTTTGAATCTCGTCTGTTTTCGGGTATCTACATGTAAACGAGGTCAAAATCTTTTTTATGTCTCGGCATGCACAGATTTTGTATTGGTAATAATACcttaaaagaagaaatagaAAGGTAGGGCTCTCCACTGATACTTTCTTCTTACTTTTCAAGCAGATGCAATTGAAGGTTATTTGGTAGTGGTTATAGGGGTATCCGACCGAGATGGACTGCTATACGCTCGACATTCATGTCAAcctttacaaataaaattagcCACTTTGTGAACAaataatatgcatatatagcAAGAGACCAGTAACAAAGaggaaataatgaaaaatctaGCAGAATCTAGTAGATAGATGATCAGCATGCTTAGTTAGACCTCAACCGGGAAGCCCATATTTTGAAGACACAAAGTTCATACACATTCGACACTTTTCAGTCCCTAACCATTCAATTCTAAGAGGTAAACTCtgcgccaaaaaaaaaaaaaataaataaaagttcaGAGGAGAAAATTAGTGATAGAAAGTCAATAAACTAATTACATTGAGGGAGTCTCACAAATGGACTGTCTTGAAAGTGGCTTACTTCAC is a genomic window containing:
- the LOC116204923 gene encoding pentatricopeptide repeat-containing protein At4g16390, chloroplastic gives rise to the protein MALHLLCSPATSPLCSSLSSSSTASSSSLKQKLQTLNLPHHKPYSSLSLHSKLSPYRAQVSVQEPILQEETQTPSDTGDSQSPGSESSSSPKSYIWVNPNSPRASKLRQKSYDARYASLVKIAESINNSTEGEVHGVLGDGLGDLVLEQDAVVILNNMSNALNACLALEYFQGKLKPRKEVILYNVTMKVFRKCRDLDRAEKLFDEMLERGVKPDNVSFSTIISCARMCSLPGKAVEWFEKMPEFGCDPDDVTYSAMIDAYGRAGNVLMALKLYDQARTEKWRINVVTFSTLIKIYGQAKNFDGCLNVYEEMKALGAKPNLVIYNTLLDAMGRAKRPWQAKNIYKEMIDNGFSPNWATYAALLRAYGKARYSEDALAIYQEMKEKGMELNTILYNTLLSMCADVGFVDEAVEIFKEMKSSSLITCKPDSWTFSSLITVYSCSGQVSEAEAMLNEMIEAGFEPNIFVLTSMIQCYGKAQRTDDVVNSFNRLLELGIVPDDRFCGCLLNVMTQTPNEELGKLVNCIERANPKLGCVVKILIEDDNVDADFKEEASGLFNSVSAEVRKAYCNCLIDLCVNANLLERACELLDLGLTLEIYRDIQSRSPTQWSLHLKSLSLGAALTALHVWINDLLRAVSSAEELPPLLGINTGHGKHKYSDRGLASTFEEHLKELNAPFHEAPDKVGWFLTTKVAAKSWLESRSSLEVAA